Proteins encoded together in one Juglans regia cultivar Chandler chromosome 9, Walnut 2.0, whole genome shotgun sequence window:
- the LOC108985339 gene encoding phosphatidylinositol/phosphatidylcholine transfer protein SFH11, which yields MKTPKERSTEIVIYRGVKEEEQSSSLKNKSQLNTGRTKSIHPPIETHWQLPPQEESKSSNSGFKSMMSYPFKFRDSLKKIRRTKSLQLVLEGAHDPKDEQLVESFRKLLFVDGHLLGKHNDYHTLLRFLRMRDFDLSKSKEMFLNYLKWREDFEVDTISKEFKFEEYSEVKKYYPHGYHGIDRYGRPVYIERIGMVDLNSLLQVTRIDRFVKYHVSEQEKTLNLRYPSCSIAAKSHIASTTSILDVNGVGISNFSKPARYLFTEIQRIDSNYYPETLNKLFIINAGPGFRMLWKAIKTFLDARTMAKIQVLGFNYISQLLEVIDPSHLPTFLGGNCTCSDYGGCLLSDKGPWNNPDIIEKLQAVSATEHAYEDAENGGVALEDAFMQNMRPEESERVVSSKYSDKFAVRKTRALMEVALEDTKIKIEALEAALGDTKMILERLAQQIQEVFEL from the exons ATGAAAACGCCAAAGGAAAGATCTACGGAGATAGTTATATATAGAGGTGTTAAAGAGGAAGAGCAGTCAtcgagtttaaaaaataaatctcagcTTAACACGGGGAGGACTAAATCCATCCATCCACCTATTGAAACCCATTGGCAACTCCCACCACAGGAAGAATCCAAGTCTTCGAATTCGGGCTTCAAGTCAATGATGTCTTACCCGTTCAAGTTTCGAGACTCCTTGAAGAAAATTCGAAGGACCAAAAGCTTGCAATTGGTTCTTGAAGGAGCACATGATCCAAAAGATGAACAGCTTGTTGAGTCTTTCCGTAAACTGCTTTTTGTTGATGGTCATTTGCTGGGAAAACACAATGACTATCATACTCTTCTACG GTTTCTACGAATGAGGGACTTCGATCTCTCAAAATCAAAGGAGAtgttcttgaattatctcaagTGGCGTGAGGATTTCGAGGTCGATACAATTTCCAAG GAATTTAAGTTTGAGGAGTATTCAGAGGTTAAGAAATACTATCCCCATGGATATCATGGGATTGACAGATACGGTAGACCTGTATATATTGAAAGGATTGGGATGGTAGACCTTAATTCCCTTCTGCAAGTAACTCGCATAGACAGATTTGTTAAGTACCACGTGTcagaacaagagaaaacattGAATTTGAGATACCCTTCATGTTCAATTGCAGCTAAGAGTCATATAGCATCCACAACAAGTATCTTGGATGTAAATGGAGTG GGAATATCTAACTTCTCAAAACCAGCCAGATATCTGTTTACTGAAATTCAAAGGATTGATAGCAATTATTATCCTGAG ACTCTGAATAAACTCTTTATCATTAATGCTGGACCTGGATTTCGGATGCTGTGGAAAGCAATCAAGACCTTTCTGGATGCACGCACAATGGCAAAAATTCAA GTACTAGGCTTCAACTACATTAGTCAGCTGCTTGAAGTTATTGACCCAAG CCATTTACCAACCTTTTTGGGTGGGAACTGCACATGTTCTGACTATGGGGGTTGCCTGTTAAGTGACAAAGGACCCTGGAACAATCCAGATATCATAGAAAAGCTTCAG GCAGTTTCTGCAACAGAACATGCCTATGAGGACGCAGAAAACGGTGGTGTGGCTTTAGAAGATGCCTTCATGCAGAATATG AGACCTGAAGAGTCGGAAAGGGTGGTGAGCTCAAAATATTCAGACAAATTTGCAGTAAGAAAAACCCGGGCATTAATGGAAGTTGCACTTGAAGACACAAAGATA AAAATCGAGGCACTGGAAGCTGCACTTGGGGACACCAAAATG aTTTTGGAAAGACTTGCACAGCAAATACAAGAAGTATTTGAACTTTAG